The genomic DNA aacggaacgaagcgctacaggcgattgtttttgaacagtcgagattgtttaattgtcggagcaactgcagaatctttgaaacgagcgcttaagcttaatcaataaacgagtgctattttcttcacacgatctcgtgcaaagtgtagttagccaaaccgtaaattgaaagctaaaatgttaaagagggtttaggcctaatcactgaaacaaacgcttaggcttaatcagtaaacgagtgctcttttcttcacacaatctcgtgaaaagtgtagttaaccaaaccgtaaattgaaagcgaaaatgctAAAGAGTGCTTAGATCTAATCACTGCAGCgactgctattttcttgacacgatctcgtgaaaaatgtagttaatctaatcgtaaaattcacaattgatcactacttaattcgcgagtcacgctttaagaccgaaaaatactgttttgaataaattacatacttcaacttgaatttattagtttctgcgtaccacgcagcaagctacgcagaactttattcgagtggcagggtacgtggggctttcgtcggtaccatttacacaaacgtcgcaaatttttaaaatgattttcctcaactgtaaagcttttccggcgtcggaaaaaacaaaactttcctccgcacaactgacatttattcaaaacagcacatgagttcgcgaaaaccaaaccttcactaagtgccccgcgaaataagccaatcggagcgtagattgcattgccacaacctttttttagtagccaatgaaaaatggtgtactgtcgaactttaccagatctcactaTTCCAGtaacagagtgagatctgggtacgagataaGGTATCATCATGAGAACTGGAGGGCAtgttttcatcatcatcttcgaTGTCTTCATCAAATGTTCTTGCTACAGAACCATTTGCATGCTCAACTAATTGTGCCTTGTTTCCAGATACCATTAGACCTTCTTGCCTTACCTTGTTTACATCACATACGGACAAATCTTGTCTAAGGGACTTGCTTTCCTGTCAATGCTTCGTTGGGGAAGCGGAAGTGCTTGTTCAAAACCAACTCGGGATTTaactcaagttcttgaatatatGTTTAATATTGTTGAGATAAACTGTTCATTTTTAGTACAAGGTTTTGAAGctgttaatattaatatttcttaTAAAAGATTccaaaaattgattttgattAGCTTACATGTAATATACATTATCTTGAGTCCATGGATTGAGATCAGACCTCTCAGTTTAACTTCTAACCCCCCCTACAAATGTTTAAGAAATTACATCTTATCCCCCCTACCCTGCGCTTTGGTTTAAGTTCAGCCCCCCCCTATTAATCTTAGAACCCccctccagataattattgcacagttcCTAATGAAAAGAACATCGGCActcgaaaataaaattcatatccccgctcggccatgtaatatcctttaTATCTGTCCCTTCAATGGTCTTTTCTTAccaaaacgaacaaaaaaaaatctattttggaTGTATTTAGCATTAATGAAGAGCGGGTTTTATTTTTGGCATCGATGAGTTATATTATTCCAGCCATACCAGTATATTACAAGCTGCCGCTTACCTTTATCTGGAAAGGTGATATTTGTCAATCATGTTATCCCACCATTAAGGCAATTCCTTAAAAAGATGGGTTTATTCAAAGTGTTTTTTGCCGAATCACGCGATAAGCGTTCGAAACTATATCAACCGggaaaattgttgttatatagcaaaagctactgaatattactgaaaacttgaacttaCTTGTTTGTCCaggctataatctttaagtaaagtgattcaaattgctcgattttgcaaagaaatgtatgcaaattgacCGCCACAGACATCACCTTACACTCAATGTcgggctccaaatgcagtttcacgccATTTATATTTAAATACTACAACtcctactatccaactttttttctccttaaaatgttTTCCGTGTATCTATTACAAGTAACTAAAACCATTTaaattggggggtcaccgtggtcgtttcttcgcaacacgagGATAAATGATGGCAAAGGGGCACTTTCGGTTTCGTTTCCGTGAAACGACCGGGGCGAGTTCCAGaacaacaccttcttaaccgagaagagttatcatgattgcacttaaaagctcttgaacagcaaaagcggcctttgCTGCCTTTCTTTATATAGATGGTCGGCGTGAAACGCTGCGAactccgaagtcgcaatgtgatgcgcagtatgagatgcgcgatgcaaaacaagggaatcaccttaatcaAACGTGGGAAGACTGTTGATTTGGCAGGACAGGTAAGTTATTTCGAAGACTCGTAAATCTCGCTTTGACCTTCACTTTCACTTAAATAATCCCGCCCCGTCAaaagtctaagtgcaaagtatTCCTTGTAATAAGtagattcatttttttttattacgaTCGTAAACTTTGTGCCCTTGAACCCTCATTGCAAGGGTTGAAGTAGCGCGACCAAGTGCCATTGACGTGCGGTCAACAGACGTCTGCAATGAATAATCGAAAGTCACGaggaaagaaattcaaaacaaaggaaaaaaaggcaaaaaaaaaaaaacagacaagcaaAGGCCATAGGCCTTTGTTTGATTTCTTGCTCACAACGTTTGACGCATGGAAAATTATGGCGCTATCATTTAATTTTAATcgcagttttgaaaaaaaatgccagAAACGATAAAAGGTTTCTCTTTCGCGTCAAACGTGGTGATTTTACTCAAAAGCGAACTTCGAGGTTCTGCTCAAAGCAGCAGCTATTCTCGATATATTTAAGCGCGGCTCTCAGACATGACTGCGTATTCGGGTGAGTATACGAGTCGAGAAAGAGTTTCCAAATCAACAGTGCTTCGGGCCGTCACTTGATAGTCTTATTCTTCCAGCCTCTTTAGGACCTTTAAGTAGGAAACGAGGTGTTAAAGTTTCGTGAACGTGatgattttgaaattgaaaactcgTCATTTTCCTAGTCAAAACAGAAGGTTATTAATCTTTCTCTTGGCGCGTGTTTGTTGAAAGCCCAAGACTCCTCGCGCGAATAGTCCCTTTGTGTTTGGGGCAGCAAATTTGCAATCATTTTAGCGGTCatataattttaagaaaaaatagGGGGGAGGAGAGACAGGCTGCTTGGCCCTTAATTTATGTCCATACAGAGAAACTGCGACAGGTGTATCAGTTAAGTGTCAAATGTCATGATTGCAAGACATATCACTCTTCCACCTGCTGGAAAAAAGTAAAGTGATACTGGCTTAAACAAAGATATAGTCTTCATCTCTGGGTTAGCTGAGTGCAGTTCTAAATATGACGAATCTCTGTATCAAGGAGTTGACTCAGCCAGTATCAGTGACTCTCGCTTCGTTGTACGGAATCTCCGCGCTGCCTGCTATTCTGGGTAATGCAGCTTTCTTAGGCGTGATTTTAAAGTCTCGTTCTCTTAGAACTGTCTCTAATTTGCTCTTAAGCTCATTGGCTCTGGCGGATCTCTTGGTCGGATTGGTCATCGATCCGATGTGGGTTATACGCTGTATTTTAGCCCCTCGACCGTATGATCATCCCCTTAAAATAGCCATCGATTTACTTTGGATTCAAACCAGTGTGACAACAACTTTTAGCCTTTGTGTGGTGAGTTTGGATAGATACATCGCAGTTCGATCTGCTGCTCTTTACAATCAAATTATGACACACGAACGATGTTACGCAGCAGTTACTTTTGTCTGGATTGCTTCATTCGCGTTTGGTTTGTCGCGCGTGTTCGTTAAAGACCCTGCCACTTTTCCGAAATTGTGGATGAGTGTCGCGATCACAACAATTCTCCTGCCTATGGTTTTAATCACTTTCTGTTACATTCGCATTTTCGTTCTTGCGAGGAAACAATCCAGGAGTATTTCAATGCAAATCTCTCATCTCGAAACATTTCCGCTTGTTGCCGAGGCAGTTCGAAACCGGAAAACTGCCAAAACAGTGGGTCTGGTCATAGGTCTCTTTTTGATATCCTGGTCTCCCAGCTTGGTGACATCTTTCATTCACTTTACAGCGAAAGCCATCTGCACGAAGATAAACATGCGTTTAGTTTGGCTTTGGGTTGAGCTGCTAGCGTTCGCATCTTCTGGAGTGAACCCGTGGCTGTACTCAATGAGAAACAACGAGTTCAGAAACGAGATGATGCGCGTTTTCGGGCTAAGACGCTTCTTATCCCGACGGATGGCTGTGCGCGTAAGGCCGAGAGCTTTTACTTTATCGACTAGCGCTAACGTATGAATTTGACAAGTTCTTGACATTAAGGAAAGCTGAAGGTTTTGATCGTGGTTTGTGTAGTtccaaagaagaaaagaaaaaacgtttGACAACTTAAAGCCCCGCCAACGTTCCAATGGTGTCGACTAACATTCATcgaacaaaaaaatattaacgtCAACCAACTCGAAATGCAGAGCTTCCCAACTTGCTGACGGAAGCTGTGGGTGTTTAAAATGGATTTACTCCGGGGACCTACTTAAAAAATTCctagtcattttttttaaattcatgtaTTACCGAGTTAGCTTTCTAACAGTTGCTGTTGAGGATCAGCTGACAAACTCTGTGAATTTTATCTTACAAGTCTTCCTCTGCTGGCGATTACTGTTTCAATCTCGCTTCGATCGTGTTCAATCGCAATAAAAACTGGAATGAAAACTGTGTAAATACATTGTTTGAACAGCATCCcaaatataaaataaacaatgcaaaatgcaaaatgtctttttttccggttctctttttttttcatttcttgaattGGTCTTGATTGGTCAAAGATTTGTTGATATGATTCGAAGCTTTGTGACAATTGAACCTGTATAATAATGCTTTCACCAATCGAAGTCTCAGACGCCGACACTTGAAGCGAAGGAAACCCTTCATCTTCTTCTTTGAAATGGAGTCTAAGGAACGCTATTacttaataaaattatttttcttctacTCATAATCAAGTTGAATGTCAAAACAATAATAAGCTCTAGGAATTGCTTTGAGGAAGGCAATGAAGTGAACTTGTCAAAGGTCTAAAGggggcattctttgttttgtatttttgcaTCATTTGTATCGACCCGCCGTTTTTATATCTTTCAGCTTAGAAATAAGCACTGAAGTGAAGATTTAGCTATCTCTCAAATTTGAAGCCGATGTATCAGAGGGCCTTTTGCAGTTTCTGAGTAGAAATTTCTTCATGTTAGTTCGACCTGCAATAAGATCTGCAAAAACAACTGGTGATAGAGTTTTCTCTGTGGCCGCCCCAGCGCTTTGGAATACTTAACCACCTTCCCTTAGGACAGAGGACAATATGAACATCTTtaagagagaactgaaaacttATCTAGGCCTATTTCTCTTAAATTTGACATATATTTTTATagacgttattattattattatttttctgctttttcctttaatatataTGATATAAATAATGTATATATATGCATATTTTTACCATAAAATATTTAGCTTAGATTTACAtagttatattttatatttatatttagttGTATTTGTAAAGCGCATTACATCATATATTGTAATGCATTTTGCGCCATAAAagcattaaattattattattattattattattgttattattattattattattattattattattattattattattattattattattattattattattattattaactttttcAAATAATCCTTGCGCTCATTCGCGCCCAAGTTCTGTAGTACTGAAAAGCATGACACCTTCTTTTGGCAGAAATTCGTAAATTGTGCAGAATATCATCAGCAAAGATTTCTCGTATCGTCAAATttagctggttttttttttttcggactTGTCTTGCCAATCCGGTTGAGCTCTTGATTGCCAGTTTccagtcgctgaatttgtttaaatttcatGGCACAGCCCCTTTAACgcgaatttaaaaaaaaatcgcgtTAATTTAATGCATCTTAATTTACGTCGTTGTTAAACGAAATCACACCATTTTACATCATTGTTTTACAGCACCTCATAACTGCACTATCAACTCCTCGGACTCACTATCTGACACTTCTTCTTTAAATAGTATAGTTCAAAATGTCTTTCTACTTGTCTTCTTATCGATCCATTTTCCCGCTTGAGGAGATAGCTAACTTCTCTGTGTCCTTAAAATGTCCATGGCCCGTTCGTCCTCCCACTGCACAGTCACCTCTATGGGGATTCGAAGCCGACTTGAACCAGTAGAGTCGGTTTGTATTTTGTAGATTTCACTTTGCCTCTTATGTTAGCTACACTCATCAATATATTCCAGATATATCGGCTCAGTTCTATGGGAATGTGCACGACAGTGAAAGGAAATAACGCTCCCGGTCGAATTGTTTGTCCAGAGACTGTAAACCGGTTTTTCTTGCGTAAATGGGAGTTTTCTGCTTCATGAAAGGCTTCCAGCTTGTACGATACACGTGATTTATACCAGTGACGAGTTTCACACGCTATTTCATGGCTTACGTCACACACGTGCACGTTGCGCGGGTAATcgtaatttgaaaaccaacactGCTTTCTATGCGTCTGAACACAGAATCGTTTTGAAGCAGCTGTATAGTTTCTAATTTTTGGCAAGAAACAAGCACATCCTGAAACTTTTGCCTTGTGAAATGGCAGAAGTGAAAAAGACAACTGGATGCATTTAAATATGTACTGTCCGAAGAGCTGGATACAAAACTCCGCAAGTTCAGTATGAGTGCAAGGACCTCAGGAGGGATTGTCAACAAACACGTTATTTatgtacaacaacaaaaaaggcaAGGTGACACAATCACCAACCGGGTGTGGCCAACagatcacgcatgcgcacaaccatttcacccggtcaagtagcagccatggacagctgtttcggccttgctgggcctcatcagcatggcttAGCTaacgctgcgctcggtccgtacgacAAGACCTCGGGCCAAGTATTTTCCCGTCCGGTCCTCCCACTcggtcaataagtacatattttcTTGCGTTGTCAACGTGCATCATTAATTTTCTATGATAAGGTACTGATTGTTTCGTTTGTTAACTGATTGTTTGATTAACaagcattttgttttcttttccagtGTAATTCGTCAAAAGCCCAGAGTTGTGTTGAACGTGGCTCACTCGCTTACTTGTCACCTTTCTCCTTTTCTGAGACAAATCGACTATGCACTGGATTGGATGCATGTAGAAGCTGGAAGAGCTGTGTACAGGTGCGTTAGTATTAGTATTCATTGTTAAATTGTACCgtgtcattttttttacttaataCCGAATCACCGCCCGCTGAATTGCCCACAAGTTGAGATTCAGTATGATGCGAAAAATTGTTGGAAATCGAGAAGATGTTATATGatgaaaccaaaataatatGATGGCTTTAATAATTACTCCTTGCCAGGCTTTTCAGTAACTATTTACAATATGAATACTAGTGCTAATATCAGTCCAAAAACCATAAAATATAGTAATATCTGCATATCTACGAATTAACGCCTAATCATCTACAAATTGTCTCTTTCATTAAGCATGCTGGTTTTCAGAGAACACTTGATGGCCTTGACTGAGGTGGAAGATTGTAAACCTTCGTCAAAAGAGTTCCATAGAGAAACGCCTCTATAGGCAAATGTGCGTTGACCACTAAAGGTCCTGTATAAAGAGATATGAAGCTTATTGTTATTACGGGTTGAGCGATCATGAACAAatgatcgttttttaaatttcgtaCATAAAAAGTCAGGCGCTAAATTATTTGCATGTTGTGTAACCCGAGGTGCATCCCAATACTTTggctaaaatagcgtgacactgtgGAACACGCGAGTAcccgacaaaaaaaaaattcaattttccgTCCAAAGAACCACACGGTTCCTACtaattttattcctggaatgcTGATACACGCTTTTAATGCCATATATAGGACTTGGACTACTCGCTAAATTATTGCAATAACgggaaattacatttttagacaacgttctcgttaTCAACGTGGCGCAAGCTTCCCACTGTCCCAACAagtttgtccaggattgtaggtcTTCTTAGACATTGGAACGACTGAAGAGTGGCTTATCTTCTTGACAACGGTTTTCCTTAGCTTTTGAATTATTGTGGCTGGGTTAAAATTTACGTTCGAAGAAATTAAAGGCTAGGGTAGTAATGGCAATGTCATTCTACTTCAGTCATATTCTGAAAGACTAAACAGCGTCATAACATTTTGTAGTAATGGAGACCAAAGTTTCTTTTGCAAAGAACCACGTTGCCCTGAAGGTATTTCCTGTTGCCTACCGCCAAGGGTGGACAGTATGGAAAAGGATTGAAATATACATTGAAAGAAGtggaacatttttattttttgtaatttgaaGCTGAAAACTTTTATATTAACGTGAAAAGCTCATGCTGCTTTACTCTCTTTGGTCTGTCGAGAGTGTTGGCTTTAAGTGTGAGATTAACTATGCCAGTACCAAACTGGAGAATAACCAGCCCTATATGCTGTATTACCAGGTCTGGCGTGTAGTGCCGACGTTCGACTATTAAAAATGGAAATAAGTGTTTTCACTTCgctttggtttttttcttcGTGTTGCAGACAAGGTGAACAGTCGAATTGTATCTACATTGTGCTAAATGGTCGTTTGCGTTCAGTCGTTACGCTAAGCAATGGAAAAAAAGAACTGGACCGCGAAGCTGGCCGTGGGGAACTCGTGGGTGTTGTAAGTGTACTACTTCCCAATTCTTGGCCTTAATTTCAATATGTTTGACTTGGCTTGGCAATCTGAGTGACAACAATGTTTGTCTCAGCTCCGACTTAAACTTTAGTTTAGCTTATTAACCAGGCCCCAGTTCTTCGAAGGGTGCACGGTAGCGCTACCcattggataaatcactatccaccggataactCAATTGTTGTTGCTATTTTTTATCCGCTGGAGAGCGATTTATCcgatggatagcgttatccatcttttgaacaactggggtccGGCCAGAAGAACCTTCAGCAATcttaaaatggcggccatatGGTGTTTTCGCGAGGGTTAAAAAGCCCATGAAGTCTTTGTCAGTGATACACGCTTCTGAATTGCTGAAATTTGCAGCGTATTGTTTTGGTGATAACTTTCTGGTCTCATAGACCAAAGATCTTTTGATTATTTCTTTATCAATTTGGCAGGTAGAAGTTCTTACCCAAGCACCAAGAGCAACTACTGTTCACGCCATAAGGTTTGTTTTTAGGCACAGTTCCCTTTAGTTCGTTGGTTGggttttcatttctttctgtctttttttttttttttggggggggggggggggtaggggggGAAGGGATGGGGAAGGGGGAtgacctctcggagcagagtagagcaAACTCTGCTCACATTGTGATTAATCCCGTGACACATAGGTGAAAGGCTACTGAGCACACCACACCACTGCGTCAAATTTTGTGATCTTCTATCAATGATTCCTAGTTGTTCGGGATATAAATTTCTTAGCGACTGTTCAGGAATTTGACTGGTATAAACGGCGTGTTAGTGTAAAGagagtcggtagagcagcggtgatctaacccaaaggtcgtgggttcaattcccaccctggtcagagtttttctctgcccttgtgtgggcccatttccatcagtagggctaacgctcacgtggttcatatggggtagatacttagcacttcacattacactctaatcagttaagtctatttaTGTTAGAGTAGCATGCAGCTAAAACAATCTCTATTTTTCAACAGAGACACAGAGTTGGCCGTCCTTCCTGACGGATTACTCAATACAATAAAGAGACACTTCCCGCAGGTAACCTTTGCTTGAACGAGGAAAATCTTTTAAACCAACAAAGCAAAGTATATATACGTAGTGATGTATTCACTTATCATATGGTCCTTACGGCCCCGCGtgcgctttcattgtaaaactatttgGAAAATCTCCGTATGAGGGCCGtgcgcattagcgcgagcagggccggaaataGCCGAACGGCCCCGCTAGGAACACGAACTGCTCCGTTCGAtgcgattttagaggatttcgtcgcttttaaacatacaaattatttacagccagaaatgcaaatgtaaacaacataGATGAATTTTCTGTGCAAgtttttgtttcttattttgtccaaacttcatatTTTGAGTGCTCaagaatagtgtaaagagcccatgtgataaaatgcttattgactgagtttaggtcgggaaggcaggaaaatatttggcccgaggtcacggcgcacggacctcgctgcttGGTCCATACGCCCTGACCTCgggtcaaatattttcccgtccggacctcccactcagtcaataagttcTTAGTAATGGGGAGGAACAAAGATATGACAATGGCTCTTCCTTAAAAATGTCTTCGTTTTGAAGATGCTGAGAGAAAGGTGGCACACGAATGATGAGGAGCAATCGTGTACCGCACGAGGTTTTTGGACTATTGTAGCTTTGCCTTCAATGCCTTAAGCTTAATTTCTGCTTTGCTAATTCTCTTTCATGTGTTTCAATCGTTTAGGTTGTTACGCGTTTAATTCACCTGCTTGGCGAACGACTGCTGGGGCAGTACAGACGCAGTTACACGAGAAGCGAAACATTGCTCGGTATGATTCACTTTAACTACTGACCAGTGCTTTTTGCGCCTTACTGACGCGCTCGTTGCTTGATGATCGAAAGGGACCCACGTCACTTCGGGGCCCAAAAAAGGGTCAtaaaattcttggttttcacatgatatcgcgaccgccatgttggtgtccccaccCAATCGTCTGGGAACTgaactctattatcatgcaaacgtttaattttgtattcgttaaaaaacatggctgttgatcacgtgagtgaaaaccaaaaaCAGTCTGCAACATCGCTATGATCCTGACCTTCAGCATTAGTCCCAAATGAAAAAGGTGAAGGAAAAACCAATTACATGCGAAATGAGATGTGTGAAAGGCAGCATGGGTATGTTAAAGTATTAACGTAAGCGTACGAAGGAAAAACacttgatgcaaaagcaaaaggaaaagagGAGGGTAAGATGGGTTAAAGGCGAAGGACCGAAATTTTCGGTGaaaattaaggtgattccctggttttgcaatGCGCAATCCTACTTCGCATAATTTCTTGCTTCATTGGCGCGCGCATTAGCTCGTGCACGTCGATAAAATCAAGGAATggttattttctcctgaacgagcacgGTAACCCCCTCTTTTTAATGTTATGTAcgcgtaataggtacacggaaaacatatttttacaTATATTATGCGCTCGGTCcgtattccccagtacggccctcacgctcggttagtaagcggtGAACACTCCACTGTGATTAGAACCAAGTTCAGTGTGCTAACTTCCAGGAGCCAATGATAAGAAAAGAGCATTGTTTAAACTTTGAATGAGAAGGGCATCCAAAGCACGCCATGACAGTTCACACAGGATCGATTTGCTTCTCTTTACTTTGTTTCCCGTTCTGTGCATACTCTCAAGTAACATACCGAAATCAGTGCAGTTTTCCTGGTAAAGGAACACAATGCCCActgtttaaataattttccgAGTCTTCATTGACAAATTTCTTCGTCTTCGTTTTTTGTTTCGTAGAAAATCACTTGCCCGTGGATAATCAGATTTTCGGCGGATCCAATCTGGGCACAGTTGCTATTATACCCGCTTCTGAGGATGTCCCTTTATCGAATTTCTCATTTGAACTCAGTTTAGCGCTTCATTCTATAGGTAAGTCACAGGAATGCTTACAAACAAGAAATCAAACAATTTGCTGAATTGTTGAATAGTCAAGAGACTCAGGATGGACTCTCATTTTGTGCACATAAATGCACAAAGTGTTATTCTTTTCAAAATAATAGCATTAACAAtgagaacaacaacaataataataataataataataataataataataataacaactaatcctccgggaattgaggtCTATTATCATgcgaacgttttcttttgtttcggtggaaatgCAAGGttgctgatcacgtgagtgaaaacactctataggaaatcgtatgaacgcgagaGCGTTTGGTGATATATGGGCACGAGTCATGTTTTAAAaggttctcaaaattgcacgagtcGTATGCAgatgcaatttgagaactttcagtcacgatttttcatttattatatgTTCAACAAAATTATTCCATCGCAGTTTCCATAACAACTTTCATATTGCATtttataacctatttatgcattcgtcattgccTATATTGCGCGAAAGAATTTCATTCAGTAAATGACGAAAAAAATGAAGTGAGTGTGGAAACATTATGTAATGTGTTGGAAAATCGTGAAGAGACCGGCAAAATCAAGATGAAAATGAGCTGATGGCGAATCTTTACCCCCAGGCCTTACGGGTAagggaaaaaattaaacaacGAAAATACTGGAAGCACTTAAAATAAACCCAATAATAGTCCAGCGTTAACTGACGAGTAATGAATAACCTGATTCATGGACTGTATTCCAGTCGTGATGattactttttaaaattcatttctaGGTCCCACTCTTCTGTTAACGAGTTCTTTGGTACATAGCAGGCTTGGCAACTCAGCACTTGACAGGTAACTGAAAGTCATAGACTTGGAAGTCCCCGTGATATAGACTTGTCCCCGgctttaatttttaaatcaaTTGTAATGAAAATCATGTTCACACCTGGAAAGTTGACACTTTCTTTATCTTTATTCATTGTCGCAAATTGCCGATCTGCGGCtacaatcccggtcaaaaagatcgtgacaccaaagcatgtttgaacccccctctcccgtgacaatgttgatggcgtaaaactgtcgggctcctggaaaaacgctgttctctttgcaacattgaatagggggaaggggtaatctgttacgcagcgtgaagtgtcccctttatttttgtctgagattgtagcctgcagtgcaggcgttattTTGACGCGGAACGCCAGATAAATCAGGTTttcgatgccgccatcttggattgtgaTTAGGTGCTTGACCGGGagagggttggtgcagtggcgGGTGGCACTCCTgctcctccccctccccccttccccattTTTCCACTTAACGCCTACTCCCTTagcaaatatttcctcgccccaatcttccacagttaccaaatctaagatggtggcctaatacgaaaatgtgcactcgcgcgcccaaaatacgcctgcactgcaggcta from Montipora capricornis isolate CH-2021 chromosome 2, ASM3666992v2, whole genome shotgun sequence includes the following:
- the LOC138038252 gene encoding trace amine-associated receptor 7e-like translates to MTNLCIKELTQPVSVTLASLYGISALPAILGNAAFLGVILKSRSLRTVSNLLLSSLALADLLVGLVIDPMWVIRCILAPRPYDHPLKIAIDLLWIQTSVTTTFSLCVVSLDRYIAVRSAALYNQIMTHERCYAAVTFVWIASFAFGLSRVFVKDPATFPKLWMSVAITTILLPMVLITFCYIRIFVLARKQSRSISMQISHLETFPLVAEAVRNRKTAKTVGLVIGLFLISWSPSLVTSFIHFTAKAICTKINMRLVWLWVELLAFASSGVNPWLYSMRNNEFRNEMMRVFGLRRFLSRRMAVRVRPRAFTLSTSANV